In one Struthio camelus isolate bStrCam1 chromosome 35, bStrCam1.hap1, whole genome shotgun sequence genomic region, the following are encoded:
- the LOC104142123 gene encoding solute carrier family 22 member 6-A-like isoform X1 codes for MVPMSSMSPVSPMSFCVPCPPCPSMSPMSPTSPISLHVPHVPPMSPMSPMSCHVPPCPPCHPRVSHVPPCPPCPSTSPVSPGRMSFAAVLAQVGGAGRFQVLHTTLLALPLLFMASHNLLQNFTAAVPPHRCRPPAAPNATREPNATLGTSLLPELGPCRRYAAPHGDGGANATEPCRDGWEYDRSIYVATIVTEWDLVCSYRQLRQMAQSIYMAGVLVGALVLGSLSDRFGRKAMLMWSYLQLGVTGTCAAFAPNYAAYCVFRFASGMALSGFGLSIACLVVEWIPTPYRAITVAIVGFAYTLGQILLAGVAYAVPHWRWLQLSVSLPFFFFLLYSWWLAESARWLVLSGKAEKAVKVLQRVARINKRKEEGEKITAEILKSNMQNELATMKSSYTISDLVRTPAIRRIFFCLSIVWFSISFSYYGLAMDLQNFGVSIYLIQVIFGAVDFPAKVLVTVSLSYIGRRLTLVVSLLSAGLVIIANIFVSTELQTVRTALAVVGKGCLSASFNCIFLFTTELYPTPIRQTGLGFGSTMARVGGIVAPLVKMMDEYYPFLPPVVYGAAPIMSAVAASLLPETLNTPLPDTIEEVENRSKQKQVEDTKEKIPLQPQDKAPQKEA; via the exons ATGGTCCcaatgtcctccatgtcccccgtgtcccccatgtccttctgtgttccatgtcccccatgtccctccatgtcccccatgtcccccacatcccccatatccctccatgtcccccatgtcccccccatgtctcccatgtcccccatgtcctgccatgtccccccatgtcccccatgtcacCCCCGTGtctcccatgtccctccatgtcccccatgtccctccacatcccccgtgtccccgggcAGGATGAGCTTCGCGGCGGTGCTGGCGCAggtgggcggcgcggggcgcttcCAGGTGCTGCACACGACGCTGCTGGCGCTGCCGCTGCTCTTCATGGCCagccacaacctgctgcagaacTTCACGGCGGCGGTGCCACCCcaccgctgccgcccgccggcggcccccaACGCCACCCGCGAGCCCAACGCCACCCTGGGGACGTCCCTCCTGCCGGAGCTGGGGCCCTGCCGGCGCTACGCGGCGCCCCACGGTGACGGCGGCGCCAACGCCACCGAGCCCTGCCGTGACGGCTGGGAATATGACCGCAGCATCTATGTGGCCACCATCGTCACCGAG tgGGACCTGGTCTGCAGCTACCGGCAGCTGCGGCAGATGGCCCAGTCCATCTACATGGCCGGGGTCCTGGTGGGCGCCCtggtcctgggcagcctctcAGACAG GTTCGGGCGCAAGGCCATGCTGATGTGGTCCTACCTGCAGCTGGGGGTGACGGGCACGTGCGCGGCCTTCGCCCCCAACTACGCGGCCTACTGCGTCTTCCGCTTTGCCAGTGGCATGGCCCTCTCCGGCTTTGGCCTCAGCATCGCCTGCCTGG TGGTGGAGTGGATCCCCACGCCCTACCGTGCCATCACCGTGGCCATCGTCGGCTTCGCCTACACCCTGGGCCAGATCCTGCTGGCCGGTGTTGCCTACGCCGTCCCCCACTGGCGCTGGCTGCAGCTCTCCGTCTCCctgcccttcttcttcttcctcctctactCCTG GTGGCTGGCTGAGTCCGCCCGCTGGCTGGTGCTGTCAGGGAAGGCCGAGAAGGCCGTGAAGGTCCTGCAGAGGGTGGCCAGGATAAacaagaggaaggaggaaggcgaGAAGATCACGGCAGAG ATCCTCAAGTCCAACATGCAGAACGAGTTGGCCACCATGAAGTCATCCTACACCATCTCCGACCTGGTCCGGACCCCGGCCATCCGGCGCATCTTCTTCTGCCTCTCCATCGTCTG GTTCTCCATCAGCTTCTCCTACTACGGGCTGGCCATGGACCTGCAAAACTTTGGGGTCAGCATTTACCTCATCCAGGTGATTTTCGGCGCCGTCGACTTCCCGGCCAAAGTGCTGGTGACCGTCTCACTGAGCTACATCGGCCGGCGGCTGACGCTCGTGGTGTCCCTCCTCTCGGCAGGGCTGGTCATCATTGCCAACATCTTCGTCTCCACAG AGCTCCAGACTGTGCGCACGGCGCTGGCCGTCGTCGGCAAGGGCTGCCTCTCCGCCTCCTTCAACTGCATCTTCCTCTTCACCACCGAGCTCTACCCCACGCCCATCAG GCAGACCGGCCTGGGCTTCGGCAGCACCATGGCGCGGGTGGGCGGCATCGTGGCGCCGCTGGTGAAGATGATGGATGAGTATTACCCCTTCCTGCCGCCTGTGGTCTACGGGGCGGCCCCCATCATGTCGGCCGTGGCGGCCAGCCTTCTCCCCGAGACCCTCAACACACCACTGCCCGACACCATCGAAGAAGTGGAGAACAG gTCCAAACAGAAGCAGGTGGAAGACACCAAAGAGAAGATCCCGCTCCAGCCCCAGGACAAAGCCCCGCAGAAGGAGGCTTGA
- the SLC22A20 gene encoding solute carrier family 22 member 6-A: MAFADLLDHVGGMGRFQVAYVVFLALPVFMMASHNLLQNFTAATSEHRCRVHWEANGTSLSPWDLLRVSVPSGEQCRRFVAAQWWLLEANGTFANSTEPETEPCRDGWTYDRSVFTSTIITEWDLVCDSRGLKQLAQSLFMAGVLVGGIVFGGLSDRFGRRSLLTWCYLQMGTMGTCTSFAPTFPVYCLFRFLTGAALSGIVLNSVSLCLEWMPTHTRAIVGTTMGYCYTVGQFLLAGVAYAIRDWRWLQLTVSLPFFVFFLYSWWLTESARWLLMAGKPKQALKELKKVARMNGKKEEGDKLDTEALKSYMEKEVTSVKTNHTVVDLVRTPVVRRISCCLSFVWFSTSFAYYGLAMDLQNFAFDIYVIQLVFGAVDIPAKLVSILTITFVGRRFTQSLALILAGLAVLANIFVPQDLRTLRTILAVFGKGCLASSFNCVYLYTGELYPTVIRQTAMGLGNTMARIGSITAPLVKMAGEVFPTLPFIIYGAAPVVSGLAATFLPETRNLPLPETVEEVESRTRPQTDEAQQLQVLLQPAQPSPAPKETPKPC; encoded by the exons ATGGCTTTCGCCGACCTCCTGGACCACGTCGGGGGCATGGGGCGCTTCCAGGTGGCCTACGTGGTCTTCTTGGCCTTGCCCGTCTTCATGATGGCCAGCCACAACCTTCTGCAGAACTTCACTGCTGCCACCAGCGAGCACCGCTGCCGAGTCCACTGGGAGGCCAACGGCACCAGCCTCAGCCCCTGGGACCTTCTGCGAGTCTCCGTCCCCAGCGGCGAGCAGTGTCGGCGCTTTGTCGCAGCCCAGTGGTGGCTCTTGGAGGCCAACGGAACGTTCGCCAACAGCACCGAGCCGGAGACGGAGCCCTGCCGTGACGGCTGGACCTATGACCGCAGCGTCTTCACCAGCACCATCATCACTGAG TGGGACCTGGTGTGCGACTCTCGGGGGCTGAAGCAGCTGGCCCAGTCGCTTTTTATGGCCGGCGTCCTGGTGGGCGGCATCGTCTTCGGGGGCCTCTCGGACAG GTTTGGCCGCCGGTCGCTGTTGACCTGGTGCTACCTGCAGATGGGCACCATGGGGACGTGTACCTCCTTCGCGCCCACTTTCCCTGTCTACTGCCTTTTCCGCTTCCTCACTGGTGCAGCCCTCTCCGGCATAGTCCTAAACAGCGTCTCACTCT GCCTGGAGTGGATGCCCACGCACACCCGGGCGATTGTGGGGACCACGATGGGGTATTGCTACACTGTGGGGCAGTTCCTCCTGGCCGGGGTGGCCTATGCCATCCGTGACTGGCGCTGGCTGCAGCTCACCGTCTCGCTGCCATTCTTTGtcttcttcctctactcctg GTGGCTGACAGAGTCGGCTCGTTGGCTGCTTATGGCCGGGAAGCCTAAGCAGGCCCTGAAGGAGCTCAAGAAAGTGGCCAGGATGAacgggaagaaagaggaaggggaCAAGCTCGACACTGAa GCCCTGAAGTCCTACATGGAGAAGGAGGTGACCTCGGTGAAGACCAACCACACAGTGGTGGACCTGGTGCGGACACCCGTGGTGCGCCGCATCTCTTGCTGCCTCTCTTTCGTGTG GTTCTCCACCAGCTTCGCCTACTATGGGCTGGCCATGGACCTGCAAAACTTCGCCTTCGACATCTACGTGATCCAACTCGTCTTCGGGGCTGTGGACATCCCAGCCAAGCTGGTCTCCATCCTCACCATCACCTTCGTGGGACGACGCTTCACCCAGTCCCTCGCTCTCATCCTGGCCGGACTGGCCGTCTTGGCCAACATCTTCGTGCCACAAG ACCTGCGAACGCTGCGGACCATCCTGGCTGTCTTCGGCAAGGGTTGCCTGGCCTCCTCCTTCAACTGCGTCTACCTCTACACAGGCGAGCTGTATCCCACCGTTATTCG GCAGACGGCCATGGGGCTGGGCAACACCATGGCCCGCATCGGCAGCATCACAGCCCCGCTGGTGAAGATGGCCGGCGAGGTCTTCCCCACGCTGCCCTTCATCATCTACGGGGCGGCCCCAGTGGTGTCGGGGCTGGCGGCCACCTTCCTCCCGGAGACGCGCAACTTGCCGCTGCCCGAGACcgtggaggaggtggagagcag GACACGTCCCCAGACGGACGAAGCCCAGCAGCTCCAGGTCCTGCTCCaacctgcccagcccagcccagcgcccaAAGAGACCCCAAAGCCCTGCTAG
- the DRAP1 gene encoding dr1-associated corepressor gives MPSKKKKYNARFPPARIKKIMQTDEEIGKVAAAVPVIISRALELFLESLLRQACRVTRARNAKTMSTGHLKQCIELEQQFDFLKDLVAAVPDMQGEGEEAAGEGERPPRRGRRPGAGRRNGGPGAKGKDPKQSGTDSEQEEDSEDSESDGDEEAPPPPPPPPGRPLPFASPAAPFAPPLPPAPGPPRPAAAEEEEDEEDYDS, from the exons aTGCCGAGCAAGAAGAAGAAGTATAACGCGCGGTTCCCGCcg GCACGCATCAAGAAGATCATGCAGACGGACGAGGAGATCGGGAAGGTGGCGGCCGCCGTCCCCGTCATCATCT cgcgggcgctGGAGCTCTTCCTGGAGTCGCTGCTGCGGCAGGCCTGCCGCGTCACCCGCGCCCGCAACGCCAAGACCATGAGCACCGGGCACCT gAAGCAGTGCATCGAGCTGGAGCAGCAGTTTGACTTCCTGAAGGACCTGGTGGCGGCGGTGCCGGACatgcagggcgagggcgaggaggcggcgggcgagggcgagcGGCCGCCCCGCAG GGGCCGCCGCCCGGGCGCCGGCCGCAGGaacgggggccccggggccaagGGCAAAGACCCCAAACAGTCGGGCACCGACTCGGAGCAGGAG GAGGACTCCGAGGACAGCGAGAGCGACGGGGAcgaggaggcgccgccgccgccgccccccccgcccgggcggCCCCTGCCCTTCGCCAG cccggcggcccccttcgccccgccgctgccgccggcgcccggcccgccgcggcccgccgccgccgaggaggaggaggacgaggaagacTACGACTCGTAG
- the LOC104142123 gene encoding solute carrier family 22 member 6-A-like isoform X2, with protein MSFAAVLAQVGGAGRFQVLHTTLLALPLLFMASHNLLQNFTAAVPPHRCRPPAAPNATREPNATLGTSLLPELGPCRRYAAPHGDGGANATEPCRDGWEYDRSIYVATIVTEWDLVCSYRQLRQMAQSIYMAGVLVGALVLGSLSDRFGRKAMLMWSYLQLGVTGTCAAFAPNYAAYCVFRFASGMALSGFGLSIACLVVEWIPTPYRAITVAIVGFAYTLGQILLAGVAYAVPHWRWLQLSVSLPFFFFLLYSWWLAESARWLVLSGKAEKAVKVLQRVARINKRKEEGEKITAEILKSNMQNELATMKSSYTISDLVRTPAIRRIFFCLSIVWFSISFSYYGLAMDLQNFGVSIYLIQVIFGAVDFPAKVLVTVSLSYIGRRLTLVVSLLSAGLVIIANIFVSTELQTVRTALAVVGKGCLSASFNCIFLFTTELYPTPIRQTGLGFGSTMARVGGIVAPLVKMMDEYYPFLPPVVYGAAPIMSAVAASLLPETLNTPLPDTIEEVENRSKQKQVEDTKEKIPLQPQDKAPQKEA; from the exons ATGAGCTTCGCGGCGGTGCTGGCGCAggtgggcggcgcggggcgcttcCAGGTGCTGCACACGACGCTGCTGGCGCTGCCGCTGCTCTTCATGGCCagccacaacctgctgcagaacTTCACGGCGGCGGTGCCACCCcaccgctgccgcccgccggcggcccccaACGCCACCCGCGAGCCCAACGCCACCCTGGGGACGTCCCTCCTGCCGGAGCTGGGGCCCTGCCGGCGCTACGCGGCGCCCCACGGTGACGGCGGCGCCAACGCCACCGAGCCCTGCCGTGACGGCTGGGAATATGACCGCAGCATCTATGTGGCCACCATCGTCACCGAG tgGGACCTGGTCTGCAGCTACCGGCAGCTGCGGCAGATGGCCCAGTCCATCTACATGGCCGGGGTCCTGGTGGGCGCCCtggtcctgggcagcctctcAGACAG GTTCGGGCGCAAGGCCATGCTGATGTGGTCCTACCTGCAGCTGGGGGTGACGGGCACGTGCGCGGCCTTCGCCCCCAACTACGCGGCCTACTGCGTCTTCCGCTTTGCCAGTGGCATGGCCCTCTCCGGCTTTGGCCTCAGCATCGCCTGCCTGG TGGTGGAGTGGATCCCCACGCCCTACCGTGCCATCACCGTGGCCATCGTCGGCTTCGCCTACACCCTGGGCCAGATCCTGCTGGCCGGTGTTGCCTACGCCGTCCCCCACTGGCGCTGGCTGCAGCTCTCCGTCTCCctgcccttcttcttcttcctcctctactCCTG GTGGCTGGCTGAGTCCGCCCGCTGGCTGGTGCTGTCAGGGAAGGCCGAGAAGGCCGTGAAGGTCCTGCAGAGGGTGGCCAGGATAAacaagaggaaggaggaaggcgaGAAGATCACGGCAGAG ATCCTCAAGTCCAACATGCAGAACGAGTTGGCCACCATGAAGTCATCCTACACCATCTCCGACCTGGTCCGGACCCCGGCCATCCGGCGCATCTTCTTCTGCCTCTCCATCGTCTG GTTCTCCATCAGCTTCTCCTACTACGGGCTGGCCATGGACCTGCAAAACTTTGGGGTCAGCATTTACCTCATCCAGGTGATTTTCGGCGCCGTCGACTTCCCGGCCAAAGTGCTGGTGACCGTCTCACTGAGCTACATCGGCCGGCGGCTGACGCTCGTGGTGTCCCTCCTCTCGGCAGGGCTGGTCATCATTGCCAACATCTTCGTCTCCACAG AGCTCCAGACTGTGCGCACGGCGCTGGCCGTCGTCGGCAAGGGCTGCCTCTCCGCCTCCTTCAACTGCATCTTCCTCTTCACCACCGAGCTCTACCCCACGCCCATCAG GCAGACCGGCCTGGGCTTCGGCAGCACCATGGCGCGGGTGGGCGGCATCGTGGCGCCGCTGGTGAAGATGATGGATGAGTATTACCCCTTCCTGCCGCCTGTGGTCTACGGGGCGGCCCCCATCATGTCGGCCGTGGCGGCCAGCCTTCTCCCCGAGACCCTCAACACACCACTGCCCGACACCATCGAAGAAGTGGAGAACAG gTCCAAACAGAAGCAGGTGGAAGACACCAAAGAGAAGATCCCGCTCCAGCCCCAGGACAAAGCCCCGCAGAAGGAGGCTTGA